From one Culex quinquefasciatus strain JHB chromosome 3, VPISU_Cqui_1.0_pri_paternal, whole genome shotgun sequence genomic stretch:
- the LOC119769735 gene encoding zinc finger and BTB domain-containing protein 17-like, with product MDTNCRTCTRRDEFQGVSVNSISESHQEPIYLMLVYCTQLQFSTNDTLPQHICPDCLVLLDGAFTFWKQCRRTDTNFRYGVALNPDDDGAVIPAIKPIAMPKMTFHCCIPKCSKVTSSLDELEEHAKQEHFLKRRGFELRRSRCHAHVCSVCLAGFETLASWEVHEMLLHGVCKKGFQRDERGDESSDASDEWPEQEPMGETFEPEELNVAEEEVEDATAASGKKKRKSTFIPRGGTQVLFCNGCGYQSNKKFNMARHQQVWAHEGVTCSTAEATANEEPASEPEEPAATSSDNNLIQFVEVPVKLEPSPNEADSDEAMDVAEQHQQSNDEESPQHQCAYCGMVLYSKAKKLRHLQFSCTALYKPRKSNAKQCPKCNKKFNSTGLSRHMQFCSLGTTKKECPNCGRAFNKSSNLNRHVNLGYCTRKKFQCKFCLAWYGKSAALTRHLNNGCPNAATANVEGASPKRSDSPTQGRVECPHCYSRFTRPSNLNRHLKENCHVLLKRREVEQQQQQQQQGEVATEQDESVGEGVFTET from the exons ATGGACACAAATTGCCGAACCTGTACGCGCCGTGATGAGTTCCAAGGGGTGTCGGTCAATTCCATTTCCGAAAGCCACCAGGAGCCGATTTACTTGATGCTGGTTTACTGCACCCAGTTGCAG TTCTCGACCAACGACACGCTTCCGCAGCACATTTGTCCGGACTGTTTGGTGCTGCTGGACGGTGCGTTCACCTTTTGGAAGCAGTGCCGCCGAACGGACACCAACTTCCGGTATGGAGTGGCACTTAACCCGGACGACGATGGCGCTGTAATCCCGGCGATCAAACCGATTGCAATGCCGAAAATGACCTTTCATTGCTGCATTCCGAAGTGTTCCAAAGTGACGTCGAGTCTGGACGAGCTGGAAGAGCATGCCAAGCAGGAGCATTTCTTGAAACGGCGAGGTTTCGAGCTTCGCCGGAGCCGCTGCCACGCGCATGTCTGCTCCGTGTGCTTGGCCGGATTTGAAACATTGGCGAGCTGGGAAGTTCACGAGATGCTGCTGCACGGAGTGTGCAAAAAGGGTTTCCAACGGGACGAACGCGGTGACGAATCCTCGGATGCCTCGGACGAGTGGCCCGAGCAGGAACCAATGGGAGAAACGTTCGAGCCGGAAGAGTTAAATGTTGCGGAAGAAGAGGTGGAAGACGCTACCGCAGCAAGTGGTAAAAAGAAGCGAAAAAGTACCTTCATTCCACGTGGAGGTAcccaagttttgttttgtaacgGATGCGGCTATCAGTCGAACAAAAAGTTTAACATGGCCCGACATCAGCAAGTCTGGGCCCACGAGGGAGTGACTTGCTCAACGGCAGAAGCGACAGCCAATGAAGAGCCGGCTTCGGAACCGGAAGAACCGGCTGCTACCAGTTCCGATAACAATTTGATCCAGTTTGTCGAGGTTCCCGTGAAGCTCGAACCATCCCCGAACGAAGCAGATAGCGACGAAGCGATGGATGTCGCAGAGCAACACCAGCAATCCAACGACGAAGAGAGTCCCCAACATCAGTGCGCGTACTGCGGAATGGTCCTGTACTCAAAAGCCAAAAAGCTGCGCCACCTTCAGTTCAGCTGCACAGCGCTGTACAAACCACGCAAATCCAACGCCAAGCAATGCcccaaatgcaacaaaaagttcAACTCCACAGGTCTGTCCCGGCACATGCAGTTCTGCTCGCTGGGCACCACCAAAAAAGAGTGCCCCAACTGTGGCCGCGCGTTCAACAAATCCTCCAACCTGAACCGCCACGTTAACCTGGGCTATTGCACGCGCAAAAAGTTCCAGTGCAAGTTCTGTCTCGCGTGGTACGGCAAAAGTGCGGCCCTCACGCGCCATCTCAACAACGGCTGTCCGAACGCGGCAACGGCGAACGTCGAAGGGGCGTCCCCGAAGAGGAGCGACTCGCCGACCCAAGGGCGGGTCGAGTGTCCGCACTGCTACAGTCGCTTTACCCGGCCGAGCAATCTGAATCGCCACCTGAAGGAGAACTGCCACGTGCTGCTCAAGAGAAGAGAggtcgagcagcagcagcagcagcaacagcaagggGAGGTGGCGACGGAGCAGGATGAGAGTGTGG